GGGTGTTCATTCGCGGTTAGCTGTTTTCACAACCCTCTTGCGGAAGCGCTCGGGTTCAGGCATGGTTTCAGGACTGCCATGCTGACCTCCCGCTTCTATTTCGCCTTTAGCTTTCGCACCTCGGGTGCGAGGGTAGGCGGCGTCTAGATCCGGAACCGCTTCGACCATCGCCCCCGAGACCTTACGGCTCGGGGGTTTTCGCATGTAGGAGAACCCATGACTCAGACGGATCCGACCCCACTCGCGCAGCTGCGCCAGGGCATCGATGCGGTGGATGACCAGGTGCTGGCCCTGCTCAACCGGCGCGCGGCCCTGGCCGCCGAAGTGGGGAGGCTGAAGGCGGAGGTGGCGCCCTCGGCGCTGTTCCATGTGCCCAAGCGGGAGCGGGAAATCCTGGCCCGGCTGGAAGCGGCCAACGCCGGTCCCTTTCCGGATGCCGCCGTGCGCACCATCTTCCAGGAAATCATGAGCGCCTGCCTCAGCCTGGAGAAGCCGCTGCGCGTGGCCTTCCTGGGGCCCGAAGGCACCTTCACGCACTTGGCGGCCCGGCAGCAGTTCGGCGGCTCCAGTCAGGCGCTGCCCCAGGGCACCATCCAGGCCGTGTTCCAGGCGGTGGAGCGGGCCCGGGCGGACTACGGCGTGGTGCCCGTGGAAAACGCCACGGAAGGCGCGGTGGATTCCACCCTGGATGCCTTCCTCGACAGCCCCCTGCGCATCTGCGCGGAGATCCTGCTGCCCGTGGATCAGGCCCTGCTCCTGAGGCCCGAGCTGGATCTGGGCGGCGTTCGGCGCGTGTACTCACATCCCCAGGCCCTGGGCCAATGCCGCAAGTGGCTGGAAGTCCACCTCCCCGGGGCGGATCGCATCGAGGCGCCCTCCACTTCGGAGGCTGCGCGGCTGGCGCGTGAGGATGCCGAGGGTGCCGCCATCGCTTCCGAACTGGCGGCGGAACTCTTCGGCCTGCGCGTGGCCGAGGCGCGCATCCAGGATCTGGCCGCCAACGCCACCCGCTTCGTGGTGCTGGGCCCTAAGGCCGCCGAGCCCACGGGCCGCGACCGCACCACCTTGGTGGCCATGGCTCAGGATGGCCCGGGCGCGCTGCTGCGGTTGCTCGAGCCCCTGGCCCGCCGCGGCCTGAACCTGAGCCGCATCCAGAGCCGCCCCACGCGGCGCAAGCTCTGGGAGTATGCCTTCTTCCTGGATGTGGAAGGCCACGCCGAGGATCCAGCCATGGCCGAGGCCCTGGTCGAACTTCAATCCGCCTGCGCCTCGCTGAAGGTGCTGGGCAGCTACCCGCAAGCAAGCATGGAAGGTGCGCGATGAAGGCCATCATGAACACCACGTTGAACACTTGGCAGCCCAACTCCTGGCGGAATCTTCCCGCGGCTCAGCAGCCCGTCTACCGAGACGCGGCGGCGGTCAACACGGTGTTGGCCGAGCTGGCCGAACTGCCGCCCCTGGTGGTGGCCGAAGAGGTGGATTCCCTGCAACACCTGCTGGCGGAGGCTGCCGAGGGCAAGCGCTTCCTGCTGCAGGGCGGGGACTGCGCCGAGGCCTTCGCCGATTGTCGCGGCGCCATCATCCAGGACAAGCTGCGCGTGCTGCTGCAGATGTCCGTGCTCATCACCCACGGCGGCCGTACCGGTGTCATCCACCTGGGGCGCATCGCAGGCCAGTACGCCAAGCCCCGCAGTGGCACCACGGAGCGCATCGATGGCCGCGAGGTGCCGGTCTACCGCGGCGACCTCATCAATGGCCTCGCACCCGATCAACGCGAAGCCGATCCGAATCGTTTATTGGAGGCCTACCACCGCGCCGCCGCCACCCTGAACCACCTGCGGGCCCTGGTGGATGGTGGGTTTGCGGACCTTCAGCATCCCGAACACTGGGATCTCAGCTGGAGCCGTGAGGATGCGGGCCACTACCTCGAAACCCTCGACCAGGTGCAGAACTCCCTGAACTTCGTCCAGCGCCTGGGCGGGCTGCCCGAACACCTGCGCACAGGCGAACTCTTCACCAGCCACGAGGCGCTGCACCTCCCCTTCGAGACCGCGCTCACGCGTTTCGTGCCCGAGTACAACCGCCACTACAACCTGGGCGCCCATTTCCTGTGGGTGGGGGAACGCACCCGTCAGTTGGATGGCGCCCACCTGGAGTACCTCCGCGGCATCGCCAATCCCATCGGCCTGAAGGTGGGTGCCTCCATGACGCCGGACACCCTGCGCCAGGTGCTGTCCAAGCTGGATCCAGAGCGTCGTCCCGGGCGCCTCACCCTCATCACGCGCTTCGGCGCCGACAAGGCCGAGGCGGTGTTGCCTGCCCTGATCGAAGCGGCTCGGGCCGAAGGCCATCCCGTGCTCTGGAGCTGCGACCCCATGCACGGCAACGGCCGCACGGCGGCAGGCGGGATTAAGACCCGCGCCTTCGGGGACATCCTCCAGGAGCTGCAGGAAGTGGCGGCCCTCCACCGCGCCCATGGTTCCCGCATGGGCGCCGTCCACTTCGAGCTCACCGGCGAACCCGTGACCGAATGCACCGGCGGCATGGAGGGGCTGGATGAAGCCAGCCTGCAGCGGGCCTACCGCAGCGGCTGCGACC
This sequence is a window from Geothrix sp. PMB-07. Protein-coding genes within it:
- the pheA gene encoding prephenate dehydratase; the encoded protein is MTQTDPTPLAQLRQGIDAVDDQVLALLNRRAALAAEVGRLKAEVAPSALFHVPKREREILARLEAANAGPFPDAAVRTIFQEIMSACLSLEKPLRVAFLGPEGTFTHLAARQQFGGSSQALPQGTIQAVFQAVERARADYGVVPVENATEGAVDSTLDAFLDSPLRICAEILLPVDQALLLRPELDLGGVRRVYSHPQALGQCRKWLEVHLPGADRIEAPSTSEAARLAREDAEGAAIASELAAELFGLRVAEARIQDLAANATRFVVLGPKAAEPTGRDRTTLVAMAQDGPGALLRLLEPLARRGLNLSRIQSRPTRRKLWEYAFFLDVEGHAEDPAMAEALVELQSACASLKVLGSYPQASMEGAR
- a CDS encoding 3-deoxy-7-phosphoheptulonate synthase class II, with amino-acid sequence MNTTLNTWQPNSWRNLPAAQQPVYRDAAAVNTVLAELAELPPLVVAEEVDSLQHLLAEAAEGKRFLLQGGDCAEAFADCRGAIIQDKLRVLLQMSVLITHGGRTGVIHLGRIAGQYAKPRSGTTERIDGREVPVYRGDLINGLAPDQREADPNRLLEAYHRAAATLNHLRALVDGGFADLQHPEHWDLSWSREDAGHYLETLDQVQNSLNFVQRLGGLPEHLRTGELFTSHEALHLPFETALTRFVPEYNRHYNLGAHFLWVGERTRQLDGAHLEYLRGIANPIGLKVGASMTPDTLRQVLSKLDPERRPGRLTLITRFGADKAEAVLPALIEAARAEGHPVLWSCDPMHGNGRTAAGGIKTRAFGDILQELQEVAALHRAHGSRMGAVHFELTGEPVTECTGGMEGLDEASLQRAYRSGCDPRLNRSQSLEMAFLIAQMIR